The sequence TAACGAGGTGTCGCTCTCTCTATTCTCCAACCCATTAACTTAACAAAATCAAGCTAATTACTCCAAATTTTGTCGCACATAGGAAATTCAAGAACTACCCTTATCACTTCGTAAGAACTACCCCTTTGTTCATTTTCACCCAAAAATGAGAAACCATACAACTCCGTTATTTAGGCTATTCCAACCCCCAATCTCTCATGCACGTGCATGCGAGTAAAACATTAAAAAACAGCATGCTGTTTAAAAATTTGACATACTCCCCATAGCTAAAGCCAGGGGATTCTAGCTAAAGCAAAGGATGCTTGGAATCAACAAACCCTGCCTACCAAGTAGGTCTTATAGATTCTCCACCAATAAGAGTTGGTGCCCCAACCCTATGAATATTGATAACTGCATTTAAATCCCTATCCAATTCCAAGCCGCAATGTTTGCAATAGTCTTTTCTTTCCTCATCTGTTCTGCCTGTTTTTTTAAATCTTTTTGGCTACTTTTTTAAATCGTGGCAATTTGGCTTGTTTCTTAAAGAATTTTTTATACGCCTTATCTGCCCTTTCAGTTAAGTCTTGCAAGGTTTGTGAGCCTAGCGTTTTTCAAAAAGCATAACGATGGGTCTTTTTTAATTTGGTGGTGTGTTTTTGCAAATCGTAGAGCTTTAAATGCTTTTTAAAAAGTCTATAATAGCGTTTGTGCAATGCAATGATTATACAGCACGCCATAACGCCTTAATAGTGTGTCTATACGCCTATTCTTATTGTTAGTGTAGAGCTTTTGTTTGTAGGCTATCAACATGGTTTTTCCATTTTTCTTTTTGCTTAGGGCGGTTGCTATTTTGTTGGTTTTCAATGTATTGTTTAACACCATTCAAAGGCACACCTCCCGCTGTTGTGAAACAAGAATGAGTCCATAAAGCGGATAGTTTTGTTCTTAAGTGGGTGGATTCTTGTCTTAATATCTTACTGCTGCGACCTTTAGCGGTTTTAATGAATTCCATCACTCCAAAACTTGGATCAATGCCCGCTAAAATGTGGATATGGTCTTTATCTGTTTGCATTTCTATGATTCCCACTCTTAATCCTTTAGCCACTTCTTGAATAATTTCTTTCAATCTTATTCCCACAGCTCCCACTAACACCTTGCGTCTGTATTTAGGACACCACACGATATGGTATTTGCAAGAATAAACAACATTATGATTGCTTTTGTATCAAACAGCGTTACTCATACTTAATATTATCCATAAAAAATAAGGAATACAATATAGTCATAACATTAAATCATTTTTGCCTGTCATATTAACTTAACGCTGATACGGCTATTTCATATTAACATTTTAACGCCTAAAGGCGTTTCGCCAACTATCCCCATGGCTAAAGCTAGGGGCTTTATGGCGTTAGGCGGTAAGTTAAAACAACGCGCATGACGCGTCACATAATTTTGGAGTTTAGTTTTTAGTGGTTTTTTAAGCTAGCGACATCGGTTTGCGCTATCTTGTTTGATTTTGCTTGCACAAAAACAGCTTCAGCTAACGCCTACGCTTTCAAACTGCGATGCACTTTTGTCTGTGCTTCGCTAACGCTTCGCTAATCTGTGTTTGCTTGTCAGCAAACAAGTATCCTCTGCTTTAGCTAGAATCCCCTAGCTTTAGCTATGGGGAGTATGTCAAAAGAATGGCGTATTCAAAACCTACAAGGCAAAAAAATCGCTTGTCATAGAGAATTAGGGCTATCACGCCCCACAATTGATAAGTGGTGGGATTAAGTGTGTTAAAGTTTTGTTTTATGCAAAAATACGCATGTTAAAATAAGTGTAATCATAAAATGTATAGTGATAACTATAGTTGGAGAAAATATGAGCAACTCTAAACTTGTTATACCTAAAATAAGAACAGAAATTACTCGTGAATAACTAGACTTTAAAGAAGTAAGGGATGAGATTTTTTCTTTACTAACATAAAGAGAAAATTGATAATTGACAATAAAGTCTATGTATGTAAACAAAGCAACACTGAGCATATAGGAACTAACAAATAGTAATATATTCGTACTCAACAACAGCACACTAGCAAGTCCAATTAAAAAAATCATGATAGTAGTTATATATCTATTATATAATTTGGCGTTACAGAGATGGATAAGGATTCCTATAACTTGAAATGAAATATAAAAGATAAATAGGTAGTTTTCTGTGATTTGTTTGTTTAGTAAATAGGCTTGCCATAATTGAAAATGGCTTTGAAAGAATATTTGTAAGATTAGGCTGAGTAGGATCAGATTTTTAAGTAGAGGTTTGTCTCTTAATTCTCTAAAACTTTCTTTTACATGTTGCTTTAATATTTGAAATTGTTTGTTTTTTTCTAGTTTGTGAGAAGAATCATCTTTAAAAAACAAAATAATAACCGAGATGCATAGTAATGTGAGCAATACTGATATGTAATACATAGAAACGCCATATTTTAAATATAAAAACGAACCCAAGCAACTTCCAACTATTAACCCTATAAAACTGATTTGGTGGCTTTTTGCAATAAATGTTGATAAATCTTCTTTTTGCTCTTTAATATTGGTAATGAGAGTAGCATCAATAGTGCCCGATTCTAGTGCGTTTGATAATCCATAAATACCCCATGCTAGAATCATGCTGATAAAACTATCTAACCATAAGATACAAAAAAAACTACATACTAAAATCAATTTTGAAACGATAAAAAGTATCTTTCTATTCATTAAATCTGCTAATACACCGCTTGGATATTCAGAGATCAGAACACACAAACTGTAGGTGGCTTGTATAATCATAATTTGACTTAATGATAGCCCTTTATTGAGTAATAAGGGTGTTAAAATGGCATGAGGTAAAGATTGGGCAATAACAAGCAATATTGTTGCTAAATAATAAGATAGTATATTTATTTTTAGTGTTTTATTCATATTGAGAAGCTCTACTTATTGATTGTGATTAGAGCAAAAAGCACATTTATAATCTATGCTAGATAATAAGGTGTGTGTTTTGAAAGTTTTATTGTCAATTCCAAATCGGCAATTCAACGATTTTATAGAGTTAAAATCACTAGACATAAATTGTATAATATCTGAAATTGCCAAGCTAGAAGCGATGGAATTATTTAAGAAAGTTGATGGTGCTTGCATACGCTCATTTATGAGATATATATCTAGATTTTCATTACCATCTTTTTTATTGTCTAGAGCAAAACGATTATGACAAAAAGGACAACAAGATAATGATGGGATATAAAAAGGACCTATAAGAGATATATCATTTAAATAGCCAATATTTAGAAATGGAATACGATATTTGCAAAATAATCTCGTCGATAGTTGCACTGTGTTTGGATTATCTCCAGAGATAACTCCAAACAAATTTTCTTTTTTATGTTTAGAAAAAGTTTGACCAACACATGCAGTAAAACTAGTTTGATAATATTGCATAAATAACCTTTTATGAATGAATATTGATTTAAATAAAATAATAAATTTTAAATAATTGCACTCTACACTCTAATAGAGTGCAAGTTCTGAGTTAATTGCGGTATGATAATTTCATGACTTACTCCTTGTTAATTTTGAAGATTATGAAAACAATATTGAAGATTATAATCTTTTTGTTATATTTGGTCAATTTGTTATTCAGTAATATCATTATGGGTCAATCTAATTCAAAAGTATCCTCTGCTTTAGCTAGAATCCCCTAGCTTTAGCTATGGGGAGTATGTCAAAACCTAGCTTGAAACTCTTCATAGCCTTTTTTTCTTAATTGGCATGCTAGGCATTCCCCACAGCCATAACCATAAGCATGCAAAATCTTTCGCTCCCCTTGATAGCAGGTGTGCGTTTCTTTGATGATTAAATCCAAAGCCCCTAAATCTTTAGCCATTTGAAATTCTTGTGCTTTACTTAAAAACATTAAAGGGGTTACAATCTTAATAGTAGTGTTTGAGCCTAAATTTAATGCATGTTCAATGCTTTTAATAAAATCTTCTTTACAATCCGGATAGCCGCTAAAATCCGCTTGTGAAACCCCTAAAGCGATGTTATTAGCCCCTAGTTTTTGTGCATAAGAATGCAAAAGGGTGATAAAAATTGCGTTACGATTAGGCACAAAAGAATTGGGTAAATCTTTGTTTTGCACATGTGAATGCCCTATTAAATCGTTAGAGTTTTTAAAAAGTGCAGAGTGGGTGATATTTTCTAAAAAATCTAGTTGAATGATTTCATAGGGGAGTTTTAAAAGAGAAGCGATTTTTTGAGCGCATTCTAATTCCACAGAGTGTTTTTGCGCGTAATCAAACCCTACTAAATAGACTTTTTTAAAACGCTTTGCCGCCCATATGGCCAAGGTGGTGCTATCTTGTCCGCCACTAAAACTAATCACACAAATTTCTTGTCCCATCAAAACCCCTTAAAATTCTAAAAAGATATAATAACACAAAGAAATTGAAGAGCAAAAAGCGTGTTTGAGTTAGAAGAAGAATTAAAAGAATTGTTTGATCTTTATGAAAAATCCCATTATGAGCTTTACTTGGTGGGAGGGTGCGTGCGCGATTGTTTAATGGGCTTTGCCCCTAAAGATTATGACTTGACTTCAAACGCTTTAGTGAGTGAAAGTAAAGAACTTCTTTTAAAACACCATTTTAGGGTGCTAGAAACCGGTATCAAACATGGCACGATCACAGCCCTTAAAAACAATAAAAGCTATGAAATCACAACTTTTAGGGTTGAAAAGGGGCATATTAAGCACAGAAGACCTAAAGAATTGGTTTTTAGCGCTCATTTAACAGACGATTTAAAACGGCGCGATTTTAGCATGAACGCCATCGCTTATAGCCCTACAAAAGGCTTAATTGATCCTTTTAAAGGGCAAAATGCGATTGAAAATCGCATGATTGAATGCGTGGGCAAAGTGCGATTAAGGTTTTTTGAAGACGCTTTAAGGATTTTAAGGGCGTTACGATTTGGTGCGACTTTAGGGTTTAAGATAGAAACAAACACCAAAAGAGCGGTTTTTGCATGCAAGGATTTGTTAAAACACCTTTCCAAAGAACGCTTGCAAAGCGAATTGAATAAGCTTCTTATGGGGAAAAACGCCTATGGAGTCATTAAAGAGTATCAAGAAATTTTAGAGTTGGTTATTCAAGAGCGTTTAGAAAATGTAGAGTTTTTAAAAAACGCCCCCTTTAATTTAGAATTAAGATTATTAGGGTTTTTTACGCATCAAAAAAGTTTAGAAAATTTACGCTACCCTAAAAAAATGATCATTTTATTCGCTAAAGCTAAAGAATGCCACCAAGCTTTTTTGAATATCCACAATAAAACAGAATTAAAATTTTTATTAAAAAACTATGATTTAGAGCCTTTTAATTTGGCTTTAGATTTTTATGCGTTAGAAAACCCCAAACACGCCTTAAAAATCAAAGGCTTGTTAAAAGAAATCTTTAACGCTAATGAGCCTTTTAAAAAAGAACACCTAGTCCTTAAAGGCGGTGCAC comes from Helicobacter acinonychis and encodes:
- a CDS encoding CCA tRNA nucleotidyltransferase, with amino-acid sequence MFELEEELKELFDLYEKSHYELYLVGGCVRDCLMGFAPKDYDLTSNALVSESKELLLKHHFRVLETGIKHGTITALKNNKSYEITTFRVEKGHIKHRRPKELVFSAHLTDDLKRRDFSMNAIAYSPTKGLIDPFKGQNAIENRMIECVGKVRLRFFEDALRILRALRFGATLGFKIETNTKRAVFACKDLLKHLSKERLQSELNKLLMGKNAYGVIKEYQEILELVIQERLENVEFLKNAPFNLELRLLGFFTHQKSLENLRYPKKMIILFAKAKECHQAFLNIHNKTELKFLLKNYDLEPFNLALDFYALENPKHALKIKGLLKEIFNANEPFKKEHLVLKGGALKNYQHQKIGEILNACLDLVITNPKNNSLEFLIEWVKSKY
- a CDS encoding MFS transporter, with the translated sequence MNKTLKINILSYYLATILLVIAQSLPHAILTPLLLNKGLSLSQIMIIQATYSLCVLISEYPSGVLADLMNRKILFIVSKLILVCSFFCILWLDSFISMILAWGIYGLSNALESGTIDATLITNIKEQKEDLSTFIAKSHQISFIGLIVGSCLGSFLYLKYGVSMYYISVLLTLLCISVIILFFKDDSSHKLEKNKQFQILKQHVKESFRELRDKPLLKNLILLSLILQIFFQSHFQLWQAYLLNKQITENYLFIFYISFQVIGILIHLCNAKLYNRYITTIMIFLIGLASVLLLSTNILLFVSSYMLSVALFTYIDFIVNYQFSLYVSKEKISSLTSLKSSYSRVISVLILGITSLELLIFSPTIVITIHFMITLILTCVFLHKTKL
- the tnpA gene encoding IS200/IS605 family transposase, whose product is MVWCPKYRRKVLVGAVGIRLKEIIQEVAKGLRVGIIEMQTDKDHIHILAGIDPSFGVMEFIKTAKGRSSKILRQESTHLRTKLSALWTHSCFTTAGGVPLNGVKQYIENQQNSNRPKQKEKWKNHVDSLQTKALH
- the queC gene encoding 7-cyano-7-deazaguanine synthase QueC, whose amino-acid sequence is MGQEICVISFSGGQDSTTLAIWAAKRFKKVYLVGFDYAQKHSVELECAQKIASLLKLPYEIIQLDFLENITHSALFKNSNDLIGHSHVQNKDLPNSFVPNRNAIFITLLHSYAQKLGANNIALGVSQADFSGYPDCKEDFIKSIEHALNLGSNTTIKIVTPLMFLSKAQEFQMAKDLGALDLIIKETHTCYQGERKILHAYGYGCGECLACQLRKKGYEEFQARF